The following proteins come from a genomic window of Mariniflexile sp. TRM1-10:
- a CDS encoding class I SAM-dependent methyltransferase codes for MAKATTTSPFLKVIDHSVSGENFELFENSEYGFLETHPQPSSETLPDYYKSDDYISHTDSKRNLFENVYHLVRKVSLKQKLKLINSFSSTEKTLLDVGCGTGDFLLTAKKNSWTVSGIEPNKEAREIANIKTDNSVFNSTQLSKFEPESFDVITLWHVLEHLPNLEEHIQIFKKLLKPDGTLIIAVPNYKSYDANYYKEFWAAYDVPRHLWHFNKTSISKLVSKVSMEVLKTKPMYFDAFYVSFLSEKYKNGKMSFFKGIWVGMLSNFKSVTTKEASSLIYVIKNS; via the coding sequence GTGGCAAAAGCAACAACAACATCGCCTTTTCTAAAAGTAATTGACCATTCGGTTTCTGGAGAGAATTTTGAATTATTCGAAAATTCAGAATATGGTTTTTTAGAAACCCATCCACAGCCATCATCCGAAACATTGCCCGATTATTATAAAAGCGATGATTATATTTCGCATACAGATTCTAAAAGGAATCTTTTTGAAAATGTGTATCACTTGGTTAGAAAAGTGTCTTTAAAGCAAAAACTAAAACTGATTAATAGCTTTTCTTCAACAGAGAAAACACTTTTAGATGTAGGGTGTGGCACAGGCGATTTTTTGCTAACGGCAAAAAAGAATAGCTGGACTGTTTCTGGAATTGAACCAAACAAGGAAGCTCGAGAAATAGCTAATATTAAAACTGACAATTCAGTTTTTAATTCGACACAGCTTTCAAAATTTGAACCAGAAAGTTTTGATGTGATAACACTTTGGCATGTATTAGAACATCTACCAAATTTAGAAGAACACATTCAAATTTTTAAAAAATTGCTAAAGCCTGACGGAACATTAATTATTGCGGTACCAAATTACAAAAGTTACGATGCAAATTATTATAAAGAGTTTTGGGCGGCTTATGATGTGCCCAGACATCTTTGGCATTTTAATAAAACTTCTATATCAAAATTGGTTTCGAAAGTTTCAATGGAAGTCCTAAAAACAAAACCCATGTATTTTGACGCGTTTTATGTAAGCTTTCTTTCTGAAAAGTATAAAAACGGAAAAATGAGTTTTTTTAAAGGCATTTGGGTTGGCATGCTATCAAATTTCAAATCTGTTACAACCAAAGAGGCTTCTTCATTAATTTATGTCATTAAAAACAGCTAA
- the mnmG gene encoding tRNA uridine-5-carboxymethylaminomethyl(34) synthesis enzyme MnmG, giving the protein MFNDVYDVIVVGAGHAGSEAAAAAANMGSKTLLITMNLQNIAQMSCNPAMGGIAKGQIVREIDALGGYSGIVSDTSAIQFKMLNKSKGPAMWSPRVQSDRMRFAEDWRLLLEGTPNLDFYQEMVAGLLMENGKVVGVKTSLGVEIKSKSVVLTNGTFLNGLIHIGDKNFGGGRAGEKAATGITEQLVSLGFDSGRMKTGTPPRVDGRSLDYSKMIEQPGDENPEKFSYLDITKPLEKQRSCHMTYTSELVHDLLREGFDRSPMFNGRIKSLGPRYCPSIEDKINRFADKDRHQLFVEPEGWNTCEVYVNGFSTSLPEDVQFKALRSVVGFENVKFFRPGYAIEYDYFPPTQLKHTLETKLVEGLYFAGQINGTTGYEEAASQGLMAGINASLKVQEKEAFILKRDEAYIGVLIDDLITKGTEEPYRMFTSRAEYRTLLRQDNADLRLTPKGFEIGLASEKRLQRMEQKHEEAEKFVKFFADTSVKPEDANPVLETKESSPIRQSDKMFKIFSRPNITIDDMRKFDAVEDYIQDNNLDNEVIEQAEIQVKYSGYISKEKNNADKLTRLEYVKIPDNFDYSQIKSMSFEAREKLKKIQPTTVSQASRISGVSPNDISVLLVYMGR; this is encoded by the coding sequence ATGTTTAATGATGTTTATGATGTTATAGTTGTTGGTGCAGGACATGCCGGAAGTGAAGCCGCAGCCGCAGCCGCCAACATGGGAAGTAAAACATTGCTTATTACAATGAACCTGCAGAACATTGCACAAATGTCTTGCAACCCTGCTATGGGCGGTATTGCCAAAGGGCAAATTGTTCGGGAAATAGATGCGTTGGGTGGTTATAGTGGTATTGTGTCTGACACATCTGCTATTCAATTCAAAATGCTTAATAAATCTAAAGGCCCTGCTATGTGGAGTCCAAGGGTTCAAAGTGATCGGATGCGCTTTGCAGAAGATTGGCGATTGCTTTTGGAGGGCACACCCAATCTTGATTTTTATCAGGAAATGGTAGCAGGATTGCTAATGGAGAATGGAAAGGTTGTTGGTGTGAAAACATCTTTAGGAGTTGAGATTAAATCTAAATCTGTTGTGTTGACTAATGGCACTTTTTTAAATGGTTTGATTCATATAGGTGATAAAAATTTTGGAGGTGGTAGAGCAGGGGAAAAAGCCGCAACAGGAATTACGGAACAATTAGTAAGTCTGGGTTTTGATTCCGGTAGAATGAAAACAGGAACACCGCCACGAGTAGATGGACGTTCATTGGATTATTCTAAAATGATTGAACAACCAGGAGATGAAAACCCGGAGAAATTCTCTTATTTAGATATTACAAAACCATTAGAAAAACAACGTTCTTGCCATATGACATACACTAGTGAATTGGTTCACGATTTACTTCGTGAAGGGTTCGATAGGTCACCCATGTTTAATGGTAGAATTAAAAGTTTAGGACCTCGATATTGTCCGTCTATAGAAGATAAAATTAACCGTTTTGCAGATAAAGACAGGCATCAATTATTTGTAGAACCAGAAGGCTGGAATACCTGTGAGGTTTATGTAAATGGGTTTTCTACATCGTTGCCAGAAGATGTTCAATTTAAGGCGTTGCGTTCTGTCGTTGGTTTTGAAAATGTGAAGTTTTTTAGACCTGGTTATGCTATTGAATATGATTACTTCCCACCAACCCAATTAAAGCATACTTTAGAAACAAAGCTTGTTGAAGGTTTGTATTTCGCTGGTCAAATTAACGGTACTACGGGTTATGAAGAAGCAGCGTCCCAAGGTTTGATGGCAGGTATTAATGCGAGTTTAAAAGTTCAGGAAAAGGAAGCGTTTATATTAAAAAGAGACGAAGCTTATATAGGTGTTTTAATTGATGATTTAATCACTAAAGGTACAGAGGAACCGTATAGAATGTTTACATCCAGAGCAGAGTATAGAACATTGTTGCGTCAAGATAATGCCGATTTACGATTAACTCCTAAAGGTTTTGAGATAGGTTTGGCTAGTGAAAAGCGTTTGCAAAGAATGGAGCAGAAGCATGAAGAAGCAGAAAAGTTTGTTAAGTTTTTTGCAGATACTAGTGTGAAACCTGAAGATGCAAATCCAGTTTTAGAAACCAAAGAATCATCACCAATTAGACAGTCTGATAAAATGTTTAAAATATTTTCAAGACCAAATATCACTATAGATGATATGCGAAAATTTGATGCAGTTGAAGACTATATTCAAGACAATAATTTAGATAATGAAGTTATTGAGCAAGCCGAGATTCAAGTAAAATATTCGGGATATATTTCTAAAGAGAAGAATAACGCTGATAAGTTAACGAGACTGGAATATGTAAAAATCCCAGATAATTTCGATTATTCGCAGATTAAATCCATGAGTTTTGAAGCACGTGAAAAACTTAAAAAAATACAACCAACAACGGTGTCCCAGGCATCAAGAATTAGCGGTGTATCGCCTAATGATATTTCGGTATTGTTGGTTTACATGGGGAGGTAA
- the ybeY gene encoding rRNA maturation RNase YbeY: MINFNYETVFSLDNEKQLSEWIEGVISEEGCQLEEVNYIFCDDAYLHKLNVEFLNHDTLTDIISFDYSVGKNIQGDIFISVERVEDNANDFNVSVNEELQRVMVHGVLHYCGYKDKTDSDAKLMREKENHYLNQLV; this comes from the coding sequence ATGATTAATTTTAATTACGAAACTGTATTTTCATTAGACAATGAGAAGCAATTATCTGAATGGATTGAAGGGGTTATTTCCGAGGAAGGATGTCAACTTGAAGAGGTCAATTATATCTTTTGTGACGATGCTTATTTGCATAAATTGAATGTAGAGTTTCTTAATCACGATACCCTAACCGATATTATCAGCTTTGATTATTCGGTCGGAAAAAATATACAGGGAGATATTTTTATATCTGTAGAAAGAGTGGAAGATAATGCCAATGATTTCAACGTGTCAGTTAATGAAGAACTACAGCGCGTGATGGTTCACGGCGTGTTACATTATTGTGGCTACAAGGACAAGACCGATAGTGATGCGAAGCTGATGCGAGAAAAAGAAAACCACTACTTAAATCAACTTGTTTGA